A single Nicotiana tabacum cultivar K326 chromosome 5, ASM71507v2, whole genome shotgun sequence DNA region contains:
- the LOC142181173 gene encoding large ribosomal subunit protein eL22y: protein MSKGSGAAKGGKKKGATFIIDCSKPVEDKIMEIASLEKFLQERIKVGGKAGALGDTVTVTRDKTKITVTSDSTFSKRYLKYLTKKYLKKNNVRDWLRVISSNKDRNVYELRYFNIAENEAEEED, encoded by the exons ATGAGTAAAGGTAGTGGAGCAGCAAAGGGTGGGAAGAAGAAGGGGGCAACCTTCATAATTGATTGTTCGAAACCGGtggaagataaaatcatggaaatCGCCTCGCTTGAGAAGTTTCTGCAGGAACGCATTAAGGTTGGTGGAAAAGCCGGTGCCTTGGGCGACACCGTCACCGTCACACGTGACAAGACCAAGATTACTGTCACTTCCGACAGCACTTTCTCCAAGCG GTATTTGAAGTACCTGACAAAGAAATATCTAAAGAAGAATAATGTTCGTGATTGGCTGCGAGTTATTTCTTCAAACAAGGATCGAAATGTTTATGAGTTGAGGTACTTCAACATTGCTGAGAATGAGGCCGAGGAGGAAGATTGA